Proteins from a genomic interval of Bacteroides sp. AN502(2024):
- the ppdK gene encoding pyruvate, phosphate dikinase, producing the protein MDKKRVYTFGNGQAEGKADMRNLLGGKGANLAEMNLIGIPVPPGFTITTDVCTEYNTLGRDKVIELLKEDVVKAIAHVEALMKSKFGDIENPLLVSVRSGARASMPGMMDTILNLGLNDEVLEGIIRKTGNARFAWDSYRRFVQMYGDVVLGMKPTNKDDIDPFEAIIEEVKEAKGVKLDNELEVEDLKELVTKFKAAVKERTGKDFPTSAYEQLWGAICAVFDSWMNERAILYRKMEGIPDEWGTAVNVQAMVFGNMGDTSATGVCFSRDAATGEDLFNGEYLINAQGEDVVAGIRTPQQITKIGSQRWAQLAGVSEEERAAKYPSMEEAMPEIYKELDALQTKLENHYKDMQDMEFTVQEGKLWFLQTRNGKRTGAAMVKIAMDLLRQGMIDEKTTLMRVEPNKLDELLHPVFDKDALKKAKVLTRGLPASPGAAAGQIVFFADDAAEWRAAGKRVVMVRIETSPEDLAGMAVAEGILTARGGMTSHAAVVARGMGKCCVSGAGALNIDYKNRTVEIDGVVLKEGDYISLNGSTGVVYNGKVETKAAELSGDFAELMTLADKYTRLQVRTNADTPHDAEVARSFGAVGIGLCRTEHMFFEGEKIKAMREMILAEDAEGRRKALAKILPYQQEDFKGIFKAMAGCPVTVRLLDPPLHEFVPHDLKGQQEMADAMGVSLQYIQQRVESLCEHNPMLGHRGCRLGNTYPEITQMQTRAILGAALELKKEGVETHPEIMVPLTGILYEFKEQENVIRSEAKRLFEEVGDSIDFKVGTMIEIPRAALTADRIASSAEFFSFGTNDLTQMTFGYSRDDIASFLPVYLEKKILKVDPFQVLDQNGVGQLVRMATEKGRAIRPELKCGICGEHGGEPSSVKFCHRVGLNYVSCSPFRVPIARLAAAQAAIEE; encoded by the coding sequence ATGGATAAAAAAAGAGTTTATACCTTTGGAAATGGTCAGGCAGAAGGAAAAGCTGACATGAGGAATTTGTTGGGTGGTAAGGGTGCAAACCTAGCTGAAATGAATTTAATTGGAATTCCAGTTCCTCCCGGATTCACGATAACGACAGATGTTTGTACGGAATATAATACGCTGGGGCGTGATAAAGTGATTGAGTTGCTGAAGGAGGATGTGGTGAAGGCAATCGCTCATGTGGAAGCGTTGATGAAATCCAAATTCGGTGACATTGAGAATCCTTTGTTGGTGTCTGTACGTTCCGGTGCCCGCGCATCCATGCCGGGTATGATGGATACGATCTTAAACCTCGGATTGAACGATGAAGTGCTGGAAGGTATTATCCGTAAGACCGGCAATGCACGTTTTGCCTGGGATTCTTACCGCCGTTTTGTACAGATGTACGGTGATGTGGTGCTGGGCATGAAGCCTACCAATAAGGATGACATCGATCCGTTCGAAGCCATCATCGAAGAGGTGAAAGAAGCGAAAGGCGTGAAACTGGATAACGAGCTGGAGGTAGAAGACCTGAAAGAGCTGGTGACGAAATTTAAGGCTGCCGTGAAAGAACGGACCGGAAAAGACTTTCCGACCTCTGCATACGAACAGCTTTGGGGTGCCATCTGTGCGGTATTCGATTCATGGATGAACGAACGCGCCATCCTTTACCGTAAGATGGAAGGTATTCCCGACGAATGGGGAACAGCCGTAAACGTACAGGCAATGGTGTTCGGTAATATGGGAGACACCTCGGCAACCGGTGTTTGTTTCTCACGTGATGCCGCTACAGGTGAAGATCTTTTCAATGGTGAGTACCTGATCAATGCGCAAGGTGAAGACGTGGTGGCCGGTATCCGTACTCCGCAACAGATTACCAAGATCGGTTCTCAGCGCTGGGCTCAACTGGCCGGTGTAAGCGAAGAGGAACGTGCTGCGAAATATCCTTCTATGGAAGAAGCCATGCCGGAAATTTATAAAGAATTGGATGCCCTTCAGACCAAACTGGAAAATCACTATAAAGACATGCAGGACATGGAGTTCACCGTACAGGAAGGCAAACTGTGGTTCCTTCAGACACGTAACGGTAAACGTACGGGTGCCGCCATGGTGAAGATTGCCATGGATTTGCTCCGTCAGGGCATGATTGACGAAAAGACTACTTTGATGCGTGTGGAGCCGAATAAGCTGGACGAATTGCTTCATCCTGTATTCGACAAGGATGCCTTGAAGAAAGCCAAAGTGCTGACTCGGGGTCTGCCGGCTTCTCCGGGTGCCGCAGCCGGTCAGATTGTATTCTTCGCTGATGACGCTGCCGAATGGCGTGCTGCCGGTAAACGCGTGGTGATGGTTCGCATCGAGACTTCTCCGGAAGACTTGGCGGGTATGGCAGTTGCCGAAGGTATTCTGACAGCTCGTGGCGGTATGACTTCTCACGCTGCCGTGGTGGCTCGCGGTATGGGCAAGTGCTGCGTATCGGGTGCGGGTGCATTGAATATTGATTATAAGAACCGTACTGTAGAAATCGACGGTGTTGTTTTGAAAGAAGGAGATTATATTTCTCTGAACGGAAGTACGGGTGTGGTATATAATGGCAAGGTGGAAACGAAAGCTGCCGAACTTTCCGGCGACTTTGCCGAATTGATGACATTGGCCGATAAATATACCCGTTTGCAGGTACGTACGAATGCGGATACTCCTCATGATGCGGAAGTGGCCCGTAGCTTCGGTGCGGTAGGTATCGGTCTTTGCCGTACGGAGCACATGTTCTTTGAAGGTGAAAAGATCAAGGCCATGCGTGAAATGATTCTGGCAGAAGATGCCGAAGGACGTCGGAAAGCATTGGCCAAGATTCTTCCATACCAACAGGAAGACTTTAAGGGTATCTTTAAAGCAATGGCGGGTTGTCCGGTGACTGTCCGTTTGCTCGATCCTCCTTTGCACGAGTTCGTTCCTCACGACTTGAAGGGACAGCAGGAGATGGCGGATGCGATGGGAGTGAGCTTGCAATACATCCAGCAGCGTGTAGAATCACTGTGTGAGCACAATCCGATGTTGGGTCACCGTGGTTGCCGTCTGGGAAACACTTATCCTGAAATTACCCAGATGCAGACACGTGCCATCTTGGGTGCTGCATTGGAACTGAAGAAAGAAGGGGTGGAAACCCATCCGGAAATCATGGTTCCGTTGACCGGTATCCTGTATGAATTCAAGGAGCAGGAAAATGTAATCCGCTCGGAGGCAAAGAGGTTGTTTGAGGAAGTGGGCGACAGCATCGATTTCAAAGTAGGTACGATGATCGAAATTCCGCGTGCAGCCCTGACCGCTGACCGTATTGCTTCTTCTGCCGAGTTCTTCTCATTCGGTACGAATGACTTGACGCAGATGACTTTCGGTTACTCTCGTGATGATATCGCCTCTTTCCTTCCCGTTTATCTGGAAAAGAAAATTCTGAAAGTGGATCCGTTCCAGGTTCTCGACCAGAATGGTGTGGGACAATTGGTACGCATGGCTACCGAAAAAGGTCGTGCCATCCGTCCGGAACTGAAATGCGGTATCTGTGGCGAACATGGCGGTGAACCTTCTTCTGTGAAGTTCTGCCACCGGGTAGGTTTGAATTACGTTAGTTGTTCTCCGTTCAGAGTGCCGATTGCCAGACTGGCTGCGGCCCAAGCGGCAATCGAGGAGTAA
- the rlmD gene encoding 23S rRNA (uracil(1939)-C(5))-methyltransferase RlmD — protein MDVAAEGKAIAKVNDLVIFVPYVVPGDVVDLQIKRKKNKYAEAEAVKFHELSPHRAVPFCQHYGVCGGCKWQVLPYSEQIRYKQKQVEDNLRRIGKIELPEISPILGSAKTEFYRNKLEFTFSNKRWLTNEEVRQDIKYDQMNAVGFHIPGAFDKVLAIEKCWLQDDISNRIRNAIRDYAYEHDYSFINLRTQEGMLRNMIVRTSSTGELMVIVICKITDNHEMELFKQLLQFVADSFPEITSLLYIINNKCNDTINDLDVHVFKGKDHIFEEMEGLRFKVGPKSFYQTNSEQAYNLYKVARDFAGLTGNELVYDLYTGTGTIANFVSRQARQVIGIEYVPEAIEDAKVNAEINHIRNALFYAGDMKDMLTQDFIHQHGRPDVIITDPPRAGMHQDVIDVILFAEPKRIVYVSCNPATQARDLQLLDEKYKVKAVQPVDMFPHTHHVENVVLLELR, from the coding sequence ATGGATGTGGCTGCCGAAGGAAAAGCCATCGCAAAAGTAAACGACCTGGTGATTTTTGTTCCCTATGTAGTGCCGGGTGATGTGGTAGACCTCCAAATCAAGCGTAAAAAAAATAAATATGCCGAAGCCGAAGCGGTGAAATTTCACGAGCTGTCGCCTCATCGCGCTGTTCCTTTTTGCCAACACTATGGCGTATGCGGTGGCTGCAAGTGGCAGGTGCTCCCCTATTCGGAACAGATCAGATACAAGCAAAAGCAAGTGGAAGATAATTTGAGACGCATCGGCAAAATCGAACTTCCCGAAATTTCCCCGATTCTCGGTTCCGCTAAAACAGAATTCTACAGAAACAAGCTGGAGTTCACCTTTTCAAATAAGCGCTGGCTGACAAACGAGGAAGTCCGTCAGGATATAAAATACGACCAGATGAATGCCGTGGGGTTCCACATTCCGGGAGCCTTCGACAAAGTGCTGGCCATTGAGAAATGCTGGTTGCAAGATGATATTTCCAACCGCATCCGGAATGCAATACGCGACTACGCTTACGAGCACGATTACTCTTTCATCAATCTGCGCACGCAGGAAGGTATGCTGCGGAATATGATCGTACGCACCTCCTCAACCGGGGAACTGATGGTGATCGTTATCTGCAAGATTACGGACAATCACGAAATGGAACTGTTCAAGCAGTTGCTCCAATTCGTAGCGGACTCTTTCCCCGAAATCACATCCCTGCTGTACATTATTAATAATAAGTGCAACGATACCATCAACGATTTGGATGTACACGTATTTAAAGGGAAAGATCATATCTTTGAAGAGATGGAGGGGCTACGGTTCAAAGTCGGTCCGAAATCATTCTACCAGACCAATTCGGAACAGGCTTATAACTTGTATAAAGTGGCCCGTGACTTTGCCGGATTGACGGGCAACGAACTGGTATATGACCTCTATACCGGAACAGGAACGATTGCCAATTTCGTTTCACGACAGGCCCGCCAGGTGATCGGTATCGAATACGTACCGGAAGCCATCGAAGACGCAAAGGTGAATGCGGAAATCAATCATATCCGGAATGCCTTGTTTTATGCCGGTGACATGAAAGACATGCTGACGCAGGATTTCATCCATCAGCATGGACGTCCGGATGTGATTATCACAGACCCTCCTCGTGCCGGCATGCATCAGGATGTGATTGATGTCATCTTGTTTGCCGAGCCGAAGCGGATTGTTTATGTGAGCTGTAATCCTGCTACCCAAGCGCGTGATCTGCAGTTGTTGGATGAGAAGTATAAAGTGAAAGCCGTTCAACCGGTAGATATGTTCCCTCACACTCATCACGTAGAAAATGTTGTGTTGCTGGAACTTCGATAA
- a CDS encoding RluA family pseudouridine synthase, with translation MKKRPRRTPAERVHAQYTNYAVKEPMELMEFLAARMPDASRTKLKSLLSKRVVFVDNVITTQFNFPLEPGMKVQISKEKGKKEFNNRLLKIVYEDAYIIVVEKMQGLLSVNTERQKERTAYTILNEYVQRSGRQFRVYIVHRLDRDTSGLMMFAKDKKTQHTLRDNWHDIVTDRRYVAVVEGTMEKDYDTVVSWLTDKTLYVSSSEYDDGGSKSITHYRTIKRANGYSLLELELETGRKNQIRVHMQDLGHPIIGDGRYGREDSPNPIGRLALHAFKLCFYHPVTGDLMEFETPYPGEFKKLFLKK, from the coding sequence ATGAAAAAAAGACCAAGAAGAACTCCTGCTGAAAGAGTACATGCTCAATATACAAATTATGCAGTGAAAGAACCCATGGAATTAATGGAGTTCCTCGCTGCCAGGATGCCGGATGCAAGTCGCACGAAATTAAAATCGTTGCTAAGCAAGCGGGTGGTGTTTGTTGACAATGTGATAACTACACAATTCAACTTCCCGTTGGAACCGGGCATGAAGGTACAGATCAGCAAAGAGAAAGGAAAGAAGGAATTTAATAACAGACTGCTGAAAATCGTGTATGAAGACGCATATATCATTGTTGTCGAAAAGATGCAGGGACTTTTATCCGTCAATACGGAACGCCAGAAAGAGCGAACGGCCTACACGATACTCAATGAATATGTGCAACGCTCCGGACGTCAGTTCCGTGTGTATATCGTTCATCGCCTGGACAGGGACACCTCCGGTCTGATGATGTTTGCCAAAGACAAAAAAACACAGCACACCCTACGCGACAACTGGCACGATATAGTGACCGACCGCCGATATGTAGCTGTAGTGGAAGGAACTATGGAGAAAGATTATGATACGGTGGTATCCTGGCTGACTGATAAAACGCTTTATGTCAGTTCCAGCGAATATGATGACGGCGGTTCGAAATCAATCACACATTATAGGACCATCAAACGTGCCAATGGATATTCTCTGTTGGAGCTCGAGCTGGAAACCGGACGGAAGAATCAGATTCGGGTACACATGCAGGACTTAGGTCATCCTATTATCGGCGACGGAAGATATGGAAGGGAAGATTCTCCTAATCCTATCGGACGCCTGGCACTCCATGCTTTCAAACTTTGTTTCTATCATCCGGTAACTGGAGATTTGATGGAGTTCGAGACACCTTATCCGGGAGAGTTCAAGAAGTTGTTTCTGAAAAAATAA
- a CDS encoding DUF4080 domain-containing protein, translated as MKLLWLDLNSSYAHSSLALPALHAQIADDATIEWCVVSATINENTGSVVNQVYRHQPDILAATNWLFNHEQLLHIVSRAKALLPHCCIILGGPEFLGDNEAFLYKNKYVSGVFRGEGEEVFPLWLKVWNHPKAEWKSIKGLCYIDEANKYQDNGIARVMNFSQLISPEKSCFFNWSKPFVQLETTRGCFNTCAFCVSGGEKPVRTIPLEAIHERLKVIHQHGIKNVRVLDRTFNYNHKRAKELLGLFRNYPDICFHLEIHPALLSEELKRELSTLPKGLLHLEAGIQSLKEPVLQQSRRIGKLSDALEGLKYLCSLKNMETHADLIAGLPLYHLSEIFEDVRTLAEYGAGEIQLESLKLLPGTEMRRRAEELGIQYSPLPPYEVLQTREISVDELQTARYLSRMLDGFYNTSIWQKITRTLILENPHFLHEFLDHLVQTDVIDTPLSLERRGIILYDFCKNHYPDYLTQVSIAWIEAGMSLKKAPAERVRTKRQVPPEDWEVVYGSYRENLRLCFLPVDEEGHGYWFGFESEIQKIQPVFKATKRL; from the coding sequence ATGAAACTTCTTTGGCTTGATTTAAATAGTTCTTATGCCCACTCCTCATTGGCACTCCCTGCACTCCACGCTCAAATAGCAGACGATGCTACGATTGAATGGTGCGTAGTCTCTGCCACAATCAATGAAAATACCGGCAGCGTTGTCAATCAAGTCTATCGTCACCAGCCGGATATCCTTGCTGCTACCAACTGGCTATTTAATCACGAGCAACTATTACATATCGTTTCACGTGCAAAAGCATTATTGCCTCACTGTTGCATCATACTCGGCGGTCCCGAGTTTTTAGGAGACAACGAAGCTTTCTTATATAAGAACAAATATGTAAGCGGAGTGTTTCGCGGAGAAGGTGAAGAAGTATTCCCTTTATGGCTAAAAGTGTGGAATCACCCCAAAGCAGAATGGAAATCAATAAAAGGACTCTGTTATATCGATGAAGCCAATAAGTATCAGGACAACGGCATTGCCCGTGTCATGAATTTCTCACAACTCATCTCCCCGGAAAAGAGCTGTTTCTTCAATTGGAGCAAGCCCTTTGTCCAACTTGAAACGACCCGGGGATGTTTCAACACATGTGCTTTTTGCGTCAGCGGCGGTGAAAAGCCTGTCCGCACCATTCCTTTGGAAGCTATCCATGAGCGCCTGAAGGTCATTCACCAACATGGAATCAAGAACGTACGTGTCCTCGATCGTACCTTTAATTACAATCATAAGCGGGCGAAAGAATTACTCGGTTTATTCCGCAACTATCCGGACATCTGCTTTCATCTTGAGATTCACCCGGCTCTCCTTTCCGAAGAATTGAAGCGGGAATTATCTACCCTGCCGAAAGGGTTGTTACACCTGGAAGCCGGAATCCAGAGTTTGAAAGAACCGGTTCTGCAACAAAGCCGGCGTATCGGAAAGCTATCCGATGCCCTCGAAGGATTAAAATATCTCTGCTCTCTTAAAAACATGGAAACACACGCCGATTTGATAGCAGGGCTCCCACTTTATCACCTGTCAGAGATATTCGAAGATGTCCGCACGCTGGCGGAATATGGCGCAGGAGAAATCCAACTGGAATCCCTAAAACTACTTCCCGGCACGGAAATGCGAAGAAGAGCAGAAGAGTTAGGCATCCAATACTCACCGCTCCCACCGTATGAAGTATTACAAACCCGCGAAATATCTGTAGACGAACTGCAGACAGCCCGTTACCTGTCCCGTATGTTAGACGGATTCTACAATACTTCTATCTGGCAGAAGATTACCCGGACACTCATCCTTGAAAATCCGCATTTCTTACATGAATTCCTTGACCATTTGGTTCAAACAGATGTCATCGACACTCCTCTTAGTTTGGAAAGAAGAGGTATTATCCTATATGATTTCTGCAAAAATCACTATCCGGATTACTTGACGCAAGTCAGCATCGCATGGATAGAAGCAGGTATGTCGCTAAAGAAAGCTCCGGCAGAAAGAGTAAGGACCAAAAGACAAGTTCCCCCTGAAGATTGGGAAGTAGTCTATGGCTCGTATCGTGAGAACCTACGTTTATGCTTTCTTCCCGTTGACGAAGAGGGACATGGATACTGGTTCGGCTTTGAATCGGAGATTCAGAAGATACAACCGGTTTTCAAAGCAACAAAACGATTATAA